One genomic window of Butyricicoccus intestinisimiae includes the following:
- a CDS encoding YcxB family protein, whose product MSDTQTYFETRTELTLEEYKRFDKWMHKNLTGMNRIFTIAKIILIALCIVLAVFSWKNGDMIRTIGELILAVLIFPVFSLVHTISAQRTYQMIHKQQDGAVQIYRLYPDHMEQVRKQGNTQIAYDKLYRVAETDTNFYLMLSKMQGVILVKTNCDDKTIAFLHTLVQK is encoded by the coding sequence ATGTCAGATACACAAACTTATTTTGAAACGCGGACAGAATTGACGCTGGAAGAATACAAACGTTTTGACAAATGGATGCATAAAAATTTGACCGGTATGAATCGGATTTTTACCATTGCCAAGATCATACTGATTGCGTTATGTATTGTGCTTGCCGTATTCAGTTGGAAAAACGGTGATATGATCCGCACGATTGGAGAATTGATTCTTGCAGTGCTTATCTTTCCTGTCTTTTCCTTGGTTCATACCATTTCTGCTCAGCGCACCTATCAGATGATTCACAAGCAGCAAGATGGTGCGGTGCAGATATATCGATTGTACCCAGATCATATGGAGCAGGTGCGAAAGCAGGGAAACACACAGATTGCGTATGACAAATTGTACCGAGTTGCAGAGACAGATACCAATTTTTACCTGATGCTGAGCAAAATGCAAGGCGTCATTCTGGTCAAAACCAATTGCGATGACAAGACGATCGCGTTTTTACATACATTGGTACAGAAATAA